The genome window TACAACTCTAGACATTAAAACCATGGTTACACAAGTGATGCATCCAAAGACGTGAATTTGATTATGCTCTGACTTTATTTTCACAATCCAATAATCTCTAATAAGGAAACAGAATCTTCATTGACTAAATAGAGGGACTCTATAGGTTGATGGTTCAGAATAACTCTAGAGAGATGGAGAAATAACTTGTTGCAAGATATGTTGGAGGTCCAAGAGTGATGATTCGTGATGAAGTGGAGATAAATGACCACAATAGTTGTCCAATGCTTGACAATTAGCACTGAAAGTCAAAGCAAAACTAGTCAGCAGTTGAGTAAAGAGTGTGCTAATATTTAGTTGCATTTCTCTTGTAAAGGATATTTTACTCATAATAATGTTAGGGTCAAAAGCAATTGAAATTGTGAGAAGTGCAATCAATTCAACTCTTACTACTCATGGTGAAGGGTAATTTAGTCATACCAACCATTATTCACTTGTTTCAAATGCAAATAAGTAGAAAATTATATGAATGAGTGCCCATAAGGACAAACGGATACATGAGTAAATTTTGTGGAAGAAGATGACAAAGAATTAAAGATCTTGGGGAACCAAATATGATGAATAAGCTCAAAAGGCTTATGAAGTGATTGCTTCCAAAGAAGGTGAGTGCTTGGTGATCCATACCAATCTTCCAAACAACAGCATTGTAGTATTCATTTTTTCCAGAATTTTTTGTAATATGTTTGATTTCATTTCTTGCTCGTATTCCCTGTGTTACCTTGTGTTTTATCCTTCATAAATATCTTGTCATAGATTGTGAATGCAGCCAAGCAGCGGCCAGATATTCTAGTCCAAGTTGGACTAGAATACAGGTATATGCCTCCTGTATCTAAACTAATTGACATAGTGAAGAGTGGAATACTCGGGCATGTCAAAATGGTGGCAATCCGCGAACATCGATTTCCTTTCCTGGTTAAGGTACATGAGTTTGTAACTATAGTACAATTGTGACTTTCCTACTCATAAGTAAACCAATGTTTTTTCTTTGGATATATCTTTTGTAATATTGCATGATTTTTGTAGGTCAACAATTGGAACCGTTTTAATGTTAACACTGGGGGAACTCTGGTTGAGAAGTGTTGCCACTTTTTTGATTTGATGAGGCTGTTCGCAGCCGCAAATCCTGTTCGTGTGATGGCTTCTGGATCTATTGATGTTAACCACAAGGATGAGACTTACGATGGAAAGGTCATTTTTTTCTACACTTCCAATGAAGATATCTCAAGCACTTGGATTCTTCTGGTTGATTGTATGCCAATCATTCTTGTAATCTTCTTTTCTATATTCATAGATTTGATCCAGATGCCTGAGGTGTTTTGAAATGAGGTGCTGATATTGGTTTGTTTTACTAGGTGACCATCATCTACAAGTAAACATGGGAACTATTTAGGAGGAAACATAATATTAAAAGCAGGGTTTCATCTCCTCTATCACTCAATTCATATCCTTCAATCTCCTTTTCTGATTCGTCAGAATTAACTTTCTCTTCAATATTTATCACCCTTGATGATTTTTCACGTCTTTGCTTTACGTGTTGTCCAACATATGTCCTTGTTTCTCCAAGCTCAGATGCTCTTGCTATGTCATCCaatataaaattttcatcataaataatCAACTCATCTTTTGTGTCTGATGTGTTAGCGCCTATCTTCCTAACTAGCCATTCATTTGAATTATCAATATCACTTAGAGAAATACAGTCAATGTTATTCCGTAAAATTATGACTAGGAAGTGTTTGATTATACTTGGTATATACTAAATCATGCAATCTTTGATGCTCCAACATGGTTTTCTTCTTTGTACAATTATTGTGGGAGTTTAAGACCTACTTACTATTTATGGATGACATTAGACTATCATGTTTGGTACAGAAATCTACTAGATTAGTTGCAAGTTCTTAATGTGCTTGTCTATTCAATCACAACCCAATTACGTTCACAACCTGTAGCATTGCGAGCTAAACTTAAAATTATAACTAACCATTGTAACATGTAAGTTTGTCGCTGAATTGCAATTAAGCTCCAACAATCAACTGcaaagttatattttaaatatcaatAGATAAGTACATTAAACTCATACTATCTTTAAGTACATAGTTCTCCTTGTTCGAATTGGCATTGTGAATCCACAAAGGTCTCTTGGGCTTTTTATATGATGACAATTCAATCATTATTTTATCTCCATTACTAGTGCTGTGAACCAAACTACCTGTGTTAATATAACCCATTAACAAATTCATCAAATTCtataaaaaattttagatttagAAAGTGCATGCAATGGATGATGAATCATTTCAGGTCATGACATTgagttatttattaaatattcctatgatttgcttttttttttttttgtactaccagattctatttttgttggtAATGATGTGTGTTTTGTTTAGAATACCATTGGTTCTCATACTTAAACGCTGGATATAGGTGCCAGACATCATTGATAATGCATTCGTGATAGTAGAATTTGATAATGGTACTCGTGGCATGCTTGACTTGTGCATGTTTGCTGAAGGCAGCAAGAATGAGCAAGAAATATCTGTCGTAGGTGACATTGGGAAGGTATTTTTCTCAAGTTCTTTGAGATATTGTTGAAAAACTTTCTTATGTCTTCTTTACTACATCCTCGTCTTGACTTCTAATTTGTTTCTATAATGAATGGCTACATTGATGATAATCTGCTGTCTGTTTTACAAATTAATTGTGTCTAATAATATGAGTTTATTGTTtcctcaaaaataaaaaagaacatgAGTTCGTTGTTATATTATCTAATATTACTTTTGAGTTTTGACAACTCAGAACTTGTTAACAGGGTGAGGCCTTTGTTCCTGAGAGCATTGTACATGTTGGCCTTAGAGCTGAAGGAAGAGCTGGAGTGAAGATAGAAAAAGCCGAGGATGCACGAATCAAGTATGCACAATCAACTATTTAAATTTAACTCTCCTTTTTGTGTCATGTAATTTTATCTTGTAACCATATGCTTACAAATAATATGCTAGTTGAAAACTcgaaaatttatataaaacattTACAAGTTGTCAAAGTCATCAGTTACATTGACATTAATAGTCCCCTTAAACTAGAtgaaaaactttcctcctgctgaaCCAAGTATCTTAACTTTCTTCAGTAAGTATTGTGGTTCTCAATTTGTGTTGAGAAAAGCACAGTTTGTTATTCAATTCAAAGTGGAAATCTTTATTTGATTGATATGATGATTAGTTCCTAGTCTCAGTACTCAACTTCTAATGCAATAAACCTAGCTTGCTTTATAGAAGGTTTTATTCCTTCaaacaaggattgaaatatcataccgtactgaagtttcgacattctctcggtatgatacggtactgtatatcgagcagtataccgctcggtatcccgttcggtatatatatatatatatatatatatatatatatatatatatatatatatatatatatatacacctttCGGTAGTGAGCAGTCTACGTACCGGTTTACTatcggatcggtatgtaccgcccgtaacgggcggtatcattcgaaactgtataccttgcctTCAAGTTAATGAATTGTAGTTTGCTTGTTAAggtcttttttaatttttgaaaaaacTTGTGTCATTTCTTTTGCCCCCTTGTATCCTTTGGGATGGCTATTGGCACTTGGTGAGTTTTCCTCTTGTTGGTTACTATCTCTGCTAGTCTTTTTTATCAAGGGTTTCCCTTTTAGTGTTGTAAACGAGTGTAATTGTGGTCAAACTGACAAAATCTTGGTGTCGTCAGTATGAAGGGTAGTATCAATTGTCTACtgctagaaaaaagaaaaaaattgtataGAGGGATTATGTTCTTGTTCTATGTCTTAGGCTTATTGGTTGGCATTACTTGTAGAACTCAAGATgaggaaaaaataaaagaaattgctTAAAGATGATGCCATAGGTATGGATCAGTTTAAATTGATTTGTAGAAGAACTAGTCAAAAATGGTTTCGTTTTGTATAATAATATTTGATGCTAGGATTTTGAATTTCAGTGTTGGTACTTCTACTGGTCCCCGATCGGATCAGTACAGTACTATTGATATACCAccaacatgttgaatctcgtattttgatgatgaaaccacttgatatgtgtttatgatttaaactgcattttgagtgatgtaggtctactcgatcaggattagacagttgacgcaggaggaattgacgttgcgccggaggagatcacgtcaggatattggacggcagaaggcttcggacgtcgggcatcgggccaaggagagcggaattgcgccaaggatatcggggttgcggaggtcaaccaccgattgggcaacaagccgcaagagaggatgatgcgctgaagaatcggacgaagtgccaaccaatgacgtgccgggcaacggaatgttgattcgcgttgtaataattgtctagatcggagtagagttttagtttgtgtgtgtaggaataactatgataatgagaaagacataaagcgaaacaaagtgcggagtcaagcgcgaaggattcattgggagttcgagagttcgacggaagtccgaaggttcgtcgggaatgctgccggaactagccgagaatgagtagggagcttgccgaagggttttttggaagctcaccgaaaggttcatgggaagttcgcggagctcgccgagaaagatcggagcttgccgaagaagctcgttggaactcgccaagatcaaatcgtgaagtctaggagcttgtcgggagtccgcagaatggtttccgagagtttatcggaagaccgtcggaagttcgtcggaagctcgccggaagaagtcttgacttacgaaccttgtaatagcttagaaaatgtctttaaattcgtagttagcacgttaattagggttatgattaggtgttaatcctataacccaagtaggggccaattgggcccaagttcggactagtttggggcaagattgaagcccaactagtgggttgaaaacactgtaggtgggctgaaaacactgtaggcggtggcaccgcctgggctgggcggtggcaccgcctagcactgtcaacgtttgacagttacaagcggtggcaccgccactaacaagcggtggcaccgccactgacaagcggtggcaccgccagcatcgggaactccacgagaattcaaatttggagcccaaatttgaatcctcttgaggcctataaatacctctcaaatctcagctgagattacaactttttgagctgcAAGTGTTTaagagaaaggccctagaaaagtcttagatagtcttgttttcaatttgctagtgttcacctccttctttcttgctgaaaatctgtaagagagtgaaccgcttgtaaaagttgtaagaggggtattcaccctttcctttcaagagatttgctagtggaaggtgggagcctcatcgaagaggggcctcgcaagtggatgtaggtcacttgaccgaaccactttaaaaacggcgtaatctcttgtttgcatttcttattgtcatttacattactgcaaaccttcttacttgctttgtttcatcattatctttgctgctcaactttgcgaatacgctttcaagttaattacttccgattccgatttttatcgtacgaagatttttctaaaaccaaagttttaatccgctgcactaattcaccccccccccctcttagtgccgctctgatcctaacacaacAAATATATCAGCCAATACAGGTGGAGCGAAAAGGAAAACAGAACTATTGGGAAGGTTCACAAAACATAGTTGTACTTCTTCCTATTCATTTTCGTCCTCTCTCCATTTTTTTCATTGTCACAATGACTTCTTGTATGTTTTCATGGAAGCTTAATTGCTTAAAGCTGAAGTAGCTCCCAATTCCCTAAGCCCTCAACCCCATAA of Musa acuminata AAA Group cultivar baxijiao chromosome BXJ1-7, Cavendish_Baxijiao_AAA, whole genome shotgun sequence contains these proteins:
- the LOC103990378 gene encoding uncharacterized protein LOC103990378 isoform X2; this translates as MESGAVRYGIIGVGMMGREHMVNLAHLRSEGATVTCVADPHPSSLEHALDLARSLHAPPPAVFPGHRQLLDSGLCDVVVVSSPNMTHFEILMDIINHHKPHHVLVEKPLCTTVEDCRKIVNAAKQRPDILVQVGLEYRYMPPVSKLIDIVKSGILGHVKMVAIREHRFPFLVKVNNWNRFNVNTGGTLVEKCCHFFDLMRLFAAANPVRVMASGSIDVNHKDETYDGKVPDIIDNAFVIVEFDNGTRGMLDLCMFAEGSKNEQEISVVGDIGKGEAFVPESIVHVGLRAEGRAGVKIEKAEDARINLGMMDYIMDQATWNTCIFYL
- the LOC103990378 gene encoding uncharacterized protein LOC103990378 isoform X1, which encodes MESGAVRYGIIGVGMMGREHMVNLAHLRSEGATVTCVADPHPSSLEHALDLARSLHAPPPAVFPGHRQLLDSGLCDVVVVSSPNMTHFEILMDIINHHKPHHVLVEKPLCTTVEDCRKIVNAAKQRPDILVQVGLEYRYMPPVSKLIDIVKSGILGHVKMVAIREHRFPFLVKVNNWNRFNVNTGGTLVEKCCHFFDLMRLFAAANPVRVMASGSIDVNHKDETYDGKVPDIIDNAFVIVEFDNGTRGMLDLCMFAEGSKNEQEISVVGDIGKGEAFVPESIVHVGLRAEGRAGVKIEKAEDARIKYDGLHHGSSYLEHLHFLSVIKGESIDAPAVSLMDGLLSVAIGVAAQLSIEKGRFITIQEILRC